The segment ATAGAGTTAGATGGTTTATAACATGCTCTGTCTGTATCTTCTCTCAACAGGAGAGTGTGGGTGGGAGGGCAGTGGGAGGTTCCTCTGCCTTTTAGATATTGTTTGGAAACTCCTGAGTGCCACATTGCCAGATTGTTGGAGAAATGGCAGTGGGAGTCCAACAAATCCTTAGAAGCCTGCAGTATGTACAGGGGCAAACCCCACTGCTTCTCACTCAGGAAAGACTCGATCCTGCTGGCCAGGCCTGCACTGGGCATGGGGCTTTGGGTAAGGTAGGTTGGAGGGTTGTTTTGCTTTCGGCAGGTGAACATCAGTATTGttaacaataacaacaaaaccccaTGTGTACAGGAGTCTGAGCCCTTGTGTCTTCTCTCCTGCAGGGACCCCGTCCTGCGATGCCCCAGGGTGCCTGAggcccagcagccacagggaTGGAGCTGAAGGTCTGGGTGGATGGGATCCAGAGGGTTGTCTGTGGTGTCTCGGAGCAAACCACTTGCCAGGAGGTGGTCATCGCCCTGGCACGGGCCATAGGTAAGCAGCAGGCTAATCCAGAGCCACCTCAGCTCCCAGGATCACACTAGACTCCTTGACCTCTGTCACTGCCATGGGTTTTTGTCTCCCTGCACCACGTCAGAGACTTGCTGGGGAGACAGccaaaataaatagcttttctttGGATAGATGCAGGTAGTGTGGCCAGGGTGCCTGGATGCTGGTGCTTGCTGCACTCTCACTGTGGTCAATCCTGCCTTCTAGTGGCTCAGTTTCAAAGTGCTCTGATCCTGATAGCTTGCAGACTTTGAGCAGAGATGCTCTCCTTCAGATTTAACCCTACAAATCAAAGCCATTCCTCTCTTCCACCttcacaaaaaacaacacagtgctTTCTCCTCCACATCCACTCTTGAGGTCATGTTTTCTTCCGGAAGCAACAAGGCAACACTGGTTGATATCCTCAGctatttctgtgcagaaatgccACTGCGGAGGTGCTGAACTTTGCAAACAGACATACACATCCTGCGGACAGGGGTAGTGCAGGGCCTCATTACTGGAGGGATGTCGTGTTGTCCCTCTGCCAAGAGCTGCTTATGCTCTTGGGTGTCTCTGGGGGCATGTGGTCCTTGTCCTTCCATGTGGAAACGCATTGAGATTGCAGGCAAGGTTTCCACCAGCTCCCACCTCCTGCAGGATGCTCCCCTAcctgcagctgggaggcagATGATCCTTGATGGGCAGACCGAACCTTTCAGTGAGGAGCACTGACCCTTCTCAAGGTTtggaatgggaaagggaaggaagtgaGTGTGGGTTTCAGGGCACGCCTCACTTCCCTAGCCctgtagaatcataaaatcatagaatggattgggttggaagggaagagagatCACCTGGTGACAGGGCTCAGCCCTGGGGAAGTGGGGGTATCACTATGGGCTGTGGCTTTCCCTGAGTGCTGTGCTTGTGTTCCACCTGCAGGTCAGACTGGACGCTATGTCTTGGTGCAGAAGCTCCGGGAGAAGGAGAGGCAGCTCCTCCCACTTGAGTGCCCCTTGGAGTCGCTGGCCAAGTGCGGGCAGTATGCCAATGATGTGCAGTTCATCCTGAGGCGGACAGGCCCCAGTGTAGCTGAGCGACCATCTTCAGAGGGTGCTCCCCAGGCTCCTGAGAGGACGTTCATCCGGGCCAGCCTGCCCATCAAGCCCCGGGCACTGAGCACAGACATACCTCGGCCCCGGGAGCCAAGGAAATCAATGACCTTCAACTTGGGCCCTATGGGCTCTGTTGACCCATATGCAAAGAGCCGCTGGAGGCAGCATGCCTGGGAGGGGATGGACTTGAAGGACGGTGGGCCCAACCAGCCCTCCAAGGAGGAGCTGTTTAAGACAGTGCTGCGGCAGCAAGAGCAGCTGCACTCCTTGGAGGCCCATGGGGACACACTGGAGACAGACCTGCGGCTCTGGGAGCATGGCTGGGCCTCCAGCCAGGAGGATGAGATCCTCTATTTGGAGCACCTAGTGCGAAGGAATGATACGGAGCTGGGCGAGGAGGAGTTTTGGCAGAGCGAGCTGCGGCTGGAGAAGGAGTGTGAACGGGAGAGGCAGGAGCGGGTGAGGAGCCTGCGGGCCAGCCTGGAGGAGTACACACATAGGATCTATGAGCTAAGTGCCCGCACTGAGGCCCTGCAGAAAGAGATCCAATGGGAAATGGCCGAGAGGGCCAAGAGGGGCAAGGAGATCCCTGTGCCAAGCCCCACGGACCTGGAGGATATGGCTGCCAAAATGAAAAGGGATCTGGAGGCCAAGGTCAAGCAGGGCACGCAGCTGGAGAGCAACCTGGCCAGCGTGGAGAAGGCCCTGGAAGAAGCTGAAAGGAGCCTGCAGGTAGGTACAGTCAGGCTGCCCTGCCCTATTGGGTGATGGACTTCCAGGGGGAGGTGGAGAGGGTCTATACCTAGGAGAAAACAGGCACGGGTCCATCATCCAGCTCTATGTCCATCTTGGTACCTGCTTAATGACATTAAGACCTTCACTCAAAAGGGAACTGGCAGGAGAGCTGCATCCTGCCTGACAAGCATGGGGTTGGCTGTGCAGCAGTCCCCTGGACACTGCTCCCAGGGTGTTTGTAACCATACACACACTGTGCAAGCCTTGGGTTGCTGTGTGGCTCCCATTGTCttgcaataaaaagcaaaatgctacGTATGAGACAGGACTAGAGCAAGCAGTCCTCAAGCATCTACTATATGAGGCTGGTGGTTGGTCTCCTCACCAGTGGCATTGTCTCTGTGTCTTTGCCTGGAAAAAGGAGCAGGATGTTGAGGCATGAGGATTTTGGTGATGCTCCATGCTTAGCCCCCAGATTGGAGTGGCAGTGGCAGCCGTGTTGGGCTGAAGCCATGGAGATCTGTGGCTTacccatccccagccccactggGGTTCAGGTGCTCTGTGACACCTGCCCCTCTTCCCATCCCTTTCAGtggagcaaaacaaaaagcttctcCTCTGCTGTTTCCTCAATGCCACAATGCTTCAAACGACTCATTTTGGGGTGGCTGGTGCCTGCCATCTCCTGCCACCACTATGCTCACACCCTCTTGCATAGATATGGGCCTGTCCTCTAAATGCTTACCTTGTCCTTGTTGCCCATGCATCCCCATGCAGGGTGCAACAACAGGGGTGCATCTCGCATGATGTAGAAtggtagaatcacagaataatttgagttggaagggacctttagagatcatctagtgcaactcgcctgtaatgaacagggacacctacactAGATtaagtgctcagagccctgtccagcctaaacttgaatatctccagggatggggtatctaCACCtacctctctgtgcaacctgtgctGAGGCCTtaatgtaaagaaatgtttcctttatatccaacctaaatgtCCCCTCTTTTAAtgtgaaaccatttccccttgtctatcacaacagaccctgcttGAAGAGTCTTATCCCATGGCATGGTAGGCTCCAGAACTGTTTGTGGGGGGGCTGTTTGCAGCAGGTTGCTCAGCACTGTGTGGCTGTTGTTGGCTTGGCTGGCTAAGGTCCCCGTGGTCAGTGGCATGGCCTCTGATGGCCTTATCCATGTGGTTTTCCCCATGTCATCCTCAGAACTGGAGAGCAAGACTGAGGTCtcaggaagaagagcagagcagcatggGGAGAGTGTGGCTTaccctgtccctgctgtgttttgcaggCCCAGAACCAAGAGCTGGAGGAGTTAAATAAGGAGCTGAGGCAGTGTAATTTGCAGCAGTTTATTCAGCAGACGGGAGCCACGGTGACTGTCGGGCAGGCCAGGTCTGAGGAGGACGCCCAGCCGGAGCTGAGCCCATGCGAGCTGCCAGCCTGCCGGCGAAACGGAGGTCAGCACGCCGCCTGGGtcctgccctgtgcccccaAACTACTCTCTGTTGGCCtggctccttcctcctccctgttGGGGCTGCTTGCAGCAGGATTCGTGGCTGTGTGTAACATAGCCCTTGGGACAGGGCTGGTGGCCCTTCTTCTGTAGGCTGGCTCAGGAATGGGTGTGTAGGGATGGGGAAGAGACCTCTCTGTGAGCAGGGGAAAAGGGGATccagtctcttctcccagggAAGGTCTGCACCCAGAGAGGACGGAGTCCTGGGTGCTCTGGCACGGCACCCTGCCTGAGCCAGGTGTTTTTCCTGTCCCATAGGGTTTCCTCCCACCGGTGCCGATTCGCCACCCAGTACCAGCACCAAGCAGCTCCTCAGCCATCCCCGGACCCTGCCAGAGCCCCTGGTGCCCAGCCTGAACACCGAGGGTGCGTATGTCCCAGCAGGTTCTCATGCACCGGGGAGGGCTTGTAGGGAGGGGAGAGGGTTTTGCTGCACGAAACGGGGCCACAGAGAGTGAGCGTGTGCTGGAAGTGGGAGGCCGGAGCTATTTATAGATGCCATTAGGAGAGCAGCGCTCATACCCTGCCATCCCCCGTGGCCTCCACTCTGCTGTGAGGGAGCGCTGGAGGGAGTGAGGCCATTGGTGTGGCATCCAAAGCAGTCTCCAGTGTTGTTTGGGGCCATCTGCAGCCCTTCggcctgttttcctttcagctgcttttaagGCTGCTCACTCCCTCTGTCTGTCCTCGTCTCACTGGATCCTGTGAACACgatgtctgtgtgtctgtctgcaCCGCTCAAGTCCAGGGCTGGGTTTTGTGCTGCAGATGCATGGTGCTTGCCTACGTCAcatcttctgtgctgtttttctctttgtgaatgCTCACCCGCTGCGATGGGGTCACttagtttatttttgtctgtcttgCAGTCGTATCAACCAGGCAGAGCATCTGGAGGTAGAAGGGCCCAGCCAGTGGACGTTTGGTTGCCTTGCAAATGTAGCTGtataaataaaaccatattctatatatatatatataaaacattttttactgCTTTATATCACAAATGGATACGGATGGCCAAACAGAGTATTTTTACAGACTGTAAGATAAGACAACGGCcgaccaaacaaaacaaccctaCTTACTCCTATGTGGATGAAATGAactctttctatttttttaaagtgctttctATATTTAACACAAAGTGGCAGCACCCACGTGCCATGTGGCCTTCTGAGAAGACCTGCTGCATGTTCCGAGAGGTCCTCGCTCCCTTGGCTAGCAGAACAAAGCCGTATTGGGATGGCTGGTGACATCTCCTGCTTTGGGCTGCTCACAAGGCTCACTCAGGTGAAGCAGGCttcacaggaaaacagcaggtTTTACAGCATCGTGATGTGAAGAGGAGCTTGCGCTGGCAAGTGGGGATATGATGTCCTGTGCTAGTAGTGAGGGGAAGACTCACTCGTCTTGCTCACCCACATCTGATGCTCTCAAGCCACACTGACAGCCAGGAATTGTACCCCTGAGTGATTGAGTGCCAGTGACCGCCAGCACCCTGCCATCCTCTTGCACAAGTGCAGTGTGGATCTTCCAGTCGGCAGTCCTGCCCTCCTTGGGCTTGGCCCCAGCCAGCTGCTCCCGATGGGCTCTCCCAAAACCCCACAAACCTGTGTTGAGGCAGCAGAGGGATGCCCTAGGTACAGCTGTTCTGCCCATATGTCCGTCCTTGCCATTCCCACAAGGGCAGTGTGCCTGCTCTGGAGTGGCTGTCTCAGGAGCATGGAGATGTACCAGGACTATCAGATGAGTTGGTGGGTTTTAAAAACAGCCATGAGGCACACAAACAGCTTTTTTATGCAACTTTCTGGCCCCCTTTTTTTATTATAAGACCTGCAGTAGAAACCTTGTTCCTATGGTGCTGAGAGGGAGAGAAACAAGCAGCTGTTCCCTGGGGGGAACAACCTGGAGGGGACAACCAGGCTTCGAGGGGCACAGCTGGAGACTGGTTTTTCTGAAGCCCACTTGGTGtttaaacttgtttttaaatcagcaaCATGCCAGCAGGATGAGCCCTTCCCGGAGtgcctgtggctgcagcatGCAGGACAGAAACACTTTTGGTGACATTTCACTgaatgttctgttttatttgtctattttgggggttttggttgtgttttgttgtttctgtttgtttgttttttttttaacttgatgGCCAGTAGTTCCTCTGTTTCTGTTCATCTGTCTCCACAGGTCATGTTGTATTTTAATTGtggctggggagggggcagtTTGTCCAGGAGGTCCCAGAGCCCTGGcctctttgttttctacatgtCTGCTCCGCtgtatgcaaaaagaaaatgtgacttGGATGCTGTGTTCTCTGTAAAACACACTTTCCATGTATGAATGTATCCTGCATACTACGGCATCGTCTGgtttcaattttaaataaatcttttggAAAGGATTTGTGCAAAGTGAGCATGTGCATGCTGCTGTCTTGGGGCCATCCCTGCTCCAGGTATGTGCTGAGGTCTATGGGCACAGCGAGTGCTTTGTGTGTCCTGTGAAGGCCTCTTTGCTTTGTGCAGTGTCTCACAGGGATTTAAAGCTGTAAGTATTTCATAACCAGATGCTTCTTATGCACatgctgctcttctttttttctttttttttcttaacttttcttcccccccccccttatatTGCAAAGTGCTTTACAAACAGTGGATGAAGCTCATCTCCACTGAGAAGGCAGCCGTCTCGGGGATGAAACATGGCAGCTTTTTAAtaatgcacagcagcagcacggagCATTTTAggacaggaagagaaggagatggCACTTGGCTGCAGATATGAGCAGGTAAGGGGGAAACCTCTGGTTCATTTCTCAGCCTCCCCATCCGTTTCAGCATCATGCCTGGCTGGGCATAAGCAGTAATGCTGGCTCTCTCCCCACCAGCATCTCCCTGAGGAAAGCCAGGAGCTGAGCAAAGACTGCTGCTCTCTGGACCCTTTGGATGTGCTCGCTCACAGCCCATTTTGGAGGTGCACGGCCTGTTTTGGAGGTGCCCAGTATGTCCGTACCACTGCAGTCAGTGTAAGACAGCAGTTGCTGGTGTCCTGTGGGATTTTCCCTGTCCCATGGCGAGGGGCACTTGTGGGCAAATGAAATATTAACGCTGGAGAGAAAGCTGTCAAGGGCAATGCAGCAAGTGCCTGCTGCTGTCCAGCACTTTGGTTGAGTGATACTTAAGGATTAAGAGTTTGCTTCATTTGGAGACTGCTAGGAGCCGAGTCTCTGGTTACTACTGAAGAACAGCAGGGAGATGCGATTTCAGACTTGTCTTCTTGGAACcaagattttcttctctcttcttctattttttttccttcttcttctttttttttttttttttttttttttttttttttttttttttttttttttttttttttccacgaaTCACTGGAGTTGGAAATGTGTGttgggaaaaaatgtatttaacaaTACGTTTGCTTCGTGCAACTGCATGAAGAAGTTTGTTCCCTGTGGTGTGAGAGCAGTGATTGCTCGCTTCTTGAactttttgctcttgttttctggactcttgcttttaaaatgagactCCAAGAGGAGAATCAGGGTGTGCTGGAGGTTGTAAAGAGCATTTCAGTACCACCTGGGGTAAAACTCGAAACCCTCAATTCAGAAAGACTGCTTGCTTTTGGCATAGCCAAGGGACTGTTCTCCCCACTGGGCAGCCAATGCTCAGGTCATTGGCTTCATGCTCTCCCTGAACTATCCTTGAGATTTTGAGCTGTAAGCTGGTCCTCAACGCACCCTGAAGCACTGTTATCTGTGATTTTAACAAGTGGCGTCTTTCATTTTTGGGCCCCAtttgtggttttgctttgtgccaaataaagaaaaaaggttcAGCGCTGAGGGCACTTCCCACAGCAATGCGGGGCAAAGAAAAAGCCGCAGAACAATAATTCAATGGTACTGGAATCTCTCATTTTTGTCCTGTTACCACTTAGCTGTGTTGGGGTTGGTGGTCTCTTATATTTCTAGAAATGACTTTTCGTGGTTTTTGGG is part of the Coturnix japonica isolate 7356 chromosome 5, Coturnix japonica 2.1, whole genome shotgun sequence genome and harbors:
- the LOC107314490 gene encoding ras association domain-containing protein 7 isoform X1; this encodes MELKVWVDGIQRVVCGVSEQTTCQEVVIALARAIGQTGRYVLVQKLREKERQLLPLECPLESLAKCGQYANDVQFILRRTGPSVAERPSSEGAPQAPERTFIRASLPIKPRALSTDIPRPREPRKSMTFNLGPMGSVDPYAKSRWRQHAWEGMDLKDGGPNQPSKEELFKTVLRQQEQLHSLEAHGDTLETDLRLWEHGWASSQEDEILYLEHLVRRNDTELGEEEFWQSELRLEKECERERQERVRSLRASLEEYTHRIYELSARTEALQKEIQWEMAERAKRGKEIPVPSPTDLEDMAAKMKRDLEAKVKQGTQLESNLASVEKALEEAERSLQAQNQELEELNKELRQCNLQQFIQQTGATVTVGQARSEEDAQPELSPCELPACRRNGGFPPTGADSPPSTSTKQLLSHPRTLPEPLVPSLNTEVLYKQWMKLISTEKAAVSGMKHGSFLIMHSSSTEHFRTGREGDGTWLQI
- the LOC107314490 gene encoding ras association domain-containing protein 7 isoform X2; amino-acid sequence: MELKVWVDGIQRVVCGVSEQTTCQEVVIALARAIGQTGRYVLVQKLREKERQLLPLECPLESLAKCGQYANDVQFILRRTGPSVAERPSSEGAPQAPERTFIRASLPIKPRALSTDIPRPREPRKSMTFNLGPMGSVDPYAKSRWRQHAWEGMDLKDGGPNQPSKEELFKTVLRQQEQLHSLEAHGDTLETDLRLWEHGWASSQEDEILYLEHLVRRNDTELGEEEFWQSELRLEKECERERQERVRSLRASLEEYTHRIYELSARTEALQKEIQWEMAERAKRGKEIPVPSPTDLEDMAAKMKRDLEAKVKQGTQLESNLASVEKALEEAERSLQAQNQELEELNKELRQCNLQQFIQQTGATVTVGQARSEEDAQPELSPCELPACRRNGGFPPTGADSPPSTSTKQLLSHPRTLPEPLVPSLNTEVVSTRQSIWR